The Bemisia tabaci chromosome 5, PGI_BMITA_v3 genome includes a window with the following:
- the rump gene encoding myelin expression factor 2 yields MDNRDIKRDRSGSRDRDRSRRNDRQSNSGGMRDRSPLSKKSGGVGDRRVYVSNIAYDYRWQELKDLFREKVGEVAFVELFVDENDKPRGCGIVEFHSPELAQKAVEKMHRYELKGRKLVVKENFDVERDKQGRPVGFGGRSVRSNERSGGGGGGSMNNHSNWNDPPMNNQSGGNKYGNTYGLSPQFLESLWIQGPLTNKIFVANLDYKVDEKKLREVFKLAGKIVDCDLSVDKDGKSRGFAVIEYDHPVEAVQAISMLHNQVLYDRRLIVRLDRVEKDGPSKLPEGLKGIGMGLGANGAPLTDVARNIPNISQPTISAQTLAQNTASVPSALAALGNNPAVALAANQLGTGQLQSLGSISNLIGAAAAANPTDLSSLISNNYSGGLAGLASAANPVATGLGNSLLTNSAAFGGAARGVGGLGAAGGRDFDSLSAAFNNSDRDFHRSGSGAGPGSVFSSSLSGGLDRGNGVNDGLLPSRRTDTVVVSNLPAATTWQLLKDKFCSFGDIKFAEMRGKDYGIIRFSNEWEAERAINMMDRARFDGRTISVQYF; encoded by the exons ATGGACAATAGAGACATCAAAAGAGATCG ATCTGGCAGCAGAGACCGTGACCGATCCAGGAGAAACGATCGGCAGTCAAATTCTGGCGGTATGCGAGATCGTAGCCCTCTATCCAAGAAAAGTGGTGGGGTTGGTGATCGCAGAGTGTATGTCTCCAACATTGCCTATGACTACAGGTGGCAAGAATTGAAGGATTTATTCAGAGAGAAAG ttggtGAGGTAGCATTCGTAGAGTTATTTGTCGATGAAAATGATAAGCCTAGAGGCTGCGGCATAGTTGAGTTCCATTCTCCTGAATTAGCCCAAAAAGCcgttgaaaaaatgcaccgctATGAACTGAAAGGTCGCAAACTGGTTGTCAAAGAG AACTTTGATGTTGAACGTGACAAGCAAGGCCGCCCTGTTGGTTTTGGTGGTAGATCAGTTCGAAGCAATGAAAGAAGTGGAGGTGGCGGTGGTGGATCAATGAACAACCACAGTAATTGGAATGATCCCCCCATGAACAATCAAAGTGGTGGGAACAAGTATGGAAATACTTACGGACTGTCCCCACAATTTTTAGAGTCTCTTTGGATCCAAGGACCTCTAACTAACAAAATATTTGTTGCCAAT CTGGACTATAAAGtggacgaaaaaaaattaagagaagtgTTCAAGCTAGCTGGCAAAATTGTAGATTGTGACCTGAGTGTGGACAAGGATGGTAAAAGCCGAGGTTTTGCTGTCATCGAATATGATCATCCTGTTGAAGCAGTACAAGCCATCT CTATGCTCCATAATCAAGTACTGTATGACCGGAGGCTTATCGTTAGATTAGACCGAGTAGAAAAAGATGGACCTTCCAAGCTACCGGAAGGTCTGAAAGGGATTGGAATGGGGCTCGGTGCAAATGGAGCACCTCTAACTGACGTTGCAC GGAATATACCTAACATCTCTCAGCCAACCATTTCTGCTCAAACTCTTGCCCAAAACACAGCGTCTGTTCCATCCGCTTTAGCTGCACTAG GAAATAATCCAGCGGTTGCACTTGCTGCAAATCAGTTAGGAACTGGACAATTGCAAAGCT TGGGTTCTATCAGTAATTTGATTGGTGCTGCTGCTGCAGCAAATCCCACCGACCTCTCCAGTTTGATCTCAAATAATTACAGTGGTGGTTTAGCAGGATTAGCAAGTGCTGCAAATCCTGTGGCGACAGGGTTAGGTAACAGCTTGTTGACAAATTCTGCTGCTTTTGGAGGTGCAGCAAGAGGAG TTGGAGGTCTAGGTGCTGCAGGTGGGCGAGACTTTGATTCCTTGTCAGCAGCATTCAACAATTCAGACAGAGACTTCCATCGTTCCGGAAGCGGAGCTGGTCCTGGATCTGTCTTTTCATCATCTTTGTCAG GAGGACTAGATCGAGGAAATGGCGTCAATGATGGTTTGCTTCCCTCCCGCCGAACCGATACTGTTGTTGTCTCCAAT CTCCCAGCTGCTACCACTTGGCAGCTACTGAAGGACAAATTTTGCAGCTTTGGTGACATTAAATTCGCTGAAATGAGAGGCAAGGATTACGGTATCATCCGATTTAGCAATGAATGGGAGGCAGAACGTGCGATTAATATGATGGATCGAGCTCGCTTTGATGGGAGAACAATTAGTGTTCAGTACTTCTAA